The genomic window ATACATGACTGGCCATCGTTCGTTCTCCCAAACCTGTAGTAACACTGCGCCCAACCCTATGTCTGACGCATCTTTCTGCACTATGAACTCTTTATTCATGTCAGGAAGTTTCAATATAGGCTTACTAGCAAGAGCATTTCTTAATCTATCGAAAGCATCTTGATGACAAATCTCCCATGACACTTTATTCGGTACGGATTTCCTTGTGAGATCAGTAAGAGGTGATGCAATCGTTGCGTAGTCAGCTATGTACTGCCGGTAATAGCCCGTCAACCCGAGAAAAGATCGGACTTCCTTCTTCGTACGCGGTACCGCCATGTTGAGAACACGTTTTATTTTATCGCCAGTGGTAGACGAAGTGCCACTCCCCACGCAGTGCCCCAAGTACTCGATGCTTGACTTTCCAATCTCGGTTTTACACGGACGCGCTGTCAATCCCGCATCTTTAAGTATCGCCAACACGCACTCTAAAGTTATTATGTGATCTTGCCAATTATCGGTATGGAGGAGTATGTCATCCACAAACGTCTCTACATTCGCAACATCGCTAAATAAGATTCTCATTAATCTATTAAATGTAGCACTAGCATTTACTAAACCGAAAGGCATAACCGTAAACTGCAGCAATCCCTTACTAGTTTGAAATGCTGTTACTTTGCGGCTATCTTTGTCCAGCGGTAATTGCCAGTATCCCTTAGATAAATCAATTTTTGAAAAATATTTGCTGTGTGAAATCTTAGCCATGATTGCATCTTGATTCGGCATCGGTTCAGCATCTAATACAGTgatcttatttattttcctaaaATCTAGAAACAAACGATTTGAaccatctttcttcttcaccgCGATCATCGGCGTAGAATATGGAGACATGGAATACTCGACCAAACCGAGTCTTAGCATAcgctctatttcttcctctatgCCCTTCTGTAACGCAAACGGAACTGGGTATGGTTTGCTCCTTATGGGTTTTTCTTCACAAAGTTTCACCTTGTGTTCAATCACATTCGTCTTACCTGGGACGTCGGTGAGAATAGATTTAAATTTATTTAAAATCCCTTTGACATCGGTCTTTTGTCGTTCTGTAAGATCGTTATTTACATGAACATCATTGACATCCTCAGTTTGTACATAGTTAGGAACTACGTCTACATCGGCATCGCTTTCCTCATTGTGAATGACCGCGACGCTCGCCACCGTCACTCCTTCGTCACCGTCTACCATGACGTCATCCGCGGTTCGTTCGGTCTCGCATTCGCCGCGTTCGTAGTAGCGTTTGAGCATGTTAATGTGGAATTTCTTATCAACTCCGTTTACATTTATCATgtaattccatttatttattttctttactacaGTGAACGGACCTCGCCAATGCATTAGTaacttattactattagtaggcAGTAACAGCAAAGCCTTATCGCCTTCCTTTAAGTATCTATCTTTTGCTTTCCTGTCATAATAATACTGGTAGGAATCACCTGCTTTCTGCAATTCTTCCTGAGCTACTTTGCAGGTCTCCGCTAGTCTCTCTCGCAAATTGATTACGTATTCGTATGCGGTCCTAGTTTCGTCCGTGAtatttcgctcgctcgcttcccACAGGTCCTTCAACAAGCTAAGTGGCCCTCGAACGGTATGGCCATAGATGAGTTCGAAAGGTGAAAACTTGGTGCTGGCCTGGGGAACATCACGATAGGCAAATAGTAACGGAGCAATATATCTAGGCCATTGTTTCGGTTGCTCTGCGCACAttctttttaacattttctttagCACCCCGTTAAACCATTCTACTAATCCATTGCACATTGCATGGTACGGTGTCGTGCTAATACCCTTTATCGATAGCAACCTATTAAATTCCTTCATCACATCTGACCGGAACTGACTCCCCTTATCGCTCATGATCTCCTTGGGTATTCCGACTCTGCTGAAAACAGACATTAACGCTTCCACGACACTCACGGTTTCCACATTCTTTAGCGGGATGGCTTCGGGATAGCGTGTGGCGTAGTCTACAATAGTGAGGATGTAGCGTGACCCGTCATCTGCGCGCGGTGCGATGGGTCCGACGATATCTACAGCCACTCTCTGAAATGGTTCGGTGATCATCGGCATTCTGCCTAGTTTCGCGCGTGACACTCTTCCCTTGTCAACGGTGCGCTGGCATGGATCGCATGACCGACCAAACCTGGCCACCTCAGACGACATACCGGGCCAAAAGAATTTATTTTGAATTCTCGTGAGCGTTTTCTTTATTCCCAAGTGACCTGACATCAGTGAACTATGGGCTATCTCCATAACTGCATTCCTCGACTCGCTCGGGACAACTAATTGTTCAGTGACATTATCTGCGTGAACTACCCTCCTGTACACAATTCCTTTCTTTActataaattcatgatattcattatcagACTTCTGAAATCTCCTTTTACTTTCAGCGTATTTTCGTATGTTATTTAATGTTACATCATACTTCTGTTGTTCAGCtaaattattatctttcatttcaGCAAGCACTTCCTTTACCTTTAGCTTTGGAgctaattttattttattctgcttTTCTTGCTGTCGAGTCGTTACGGCTCCTAATTTGACAGTTTCTCCGTCTCTAACACCTTCCACCTGACCTATCACCAAATCATACACGGGATTTTCCAAACAAGCAGCCAAAGTACCTCCGACATAGAATGGACACTTAACTCGAACATTAGCTTCAGGATAGGTGAAAATCATGCCATTAGCCATTTTAACACTTACATGTCTACCTGTAAATCTGCACCTCGGCACTAGACTAGTTTTAACCAAAACAGTATCACACCCTTGATCTCGCAACACATTCACAGCTACACCTTCGACCTCACCTCTTGCAACATTCATCCTTCCATGCTTAGCAGCAAAAGCAGCCATACTCTCACCCTTGCCTTTCGCAGATCTATCCTTAGGTTTCGCACCATACTTATAGAAACAATCACGCGACAAATGATTCGAACCACCACACACAAAGCATTTACGAAACTGACCCTTATGAACACCAGACACTCCTGCACTTGACGCATCCTGAACTTTAGACTCGATGTGCGACATTTCCTTCACAACTCTAACCTCTCGTTCAACAAATTTCTTGCTCGGATTACCGTGCGCTTCAACATACAATTCTGCATATTTAATTAGATCTTCAAAATTCTTAACTTCATGTTCTTTTAAGAATAGAATCATACTCTTATCACACGCATTCATGTATTGTTCCATGAGCACTAAATCCATCAATCCATCGTACGACTTCTCTCCCCCCGACAGATCAATCCACCGTTTCAAGTAGTTCTTCAAGCAATTACCAAACTGCATACCGGATTCACCTTTGAAAAATTTAGCATTTCTAAATCTAGAGCGATAACCTTCAGCCGTACACTGAAAACATTTGAGCAAGGCTCCTTTAACAGATTCATAGTCTTTTACTTCGGTGGGAGATAAATGCTGATAAGCCTCTAATGCTTTTCCTTGCAAAAGTGACGATAGACTAACAGCCCATACATCTTGATCCCATCCTGCGCTAGTTGCAAATCTTTCAAACCTTAACAGATATGCATCGATACTGTCTATCTGATCGTTAAACACTGGTAGTTTTGGGAACTTCGGTGCACACACAGATTCTGTTTTCACTAGTCTTTCACCACCTTCGTTCAGTTTCGCTTTTTCAAGTTCAAGTCTTAGCTTTTCTAGTTCATATGCTCGCTGTCTTTCTAGATTTtgcatttccatttctttccaagctttttccttttctctttctctttctcttgctcgttcATCGCGTTCATACTGCTTTTTTCCTTCAGTTCTTGTTCTCTTGTTAACGCGAAGTTTCTCAAATCTTCTCCTTCCAATCCAATCTCCTTACCTAACTTAATTATATCTCCTAATGACGCCATCTTTCAAATTTTACTTTAGCTTGAACACATAATCCATATTATTCCATCAATAACAAAGTACTCTCATTACGCCGGTCCCTGTTCGGGCGCCATAATTGTGAGGATGGTGATTGTTACAATTGAGGGTTTGCCGGCACAGTTaagacactgttttttttttttttgaatgagagGAATTTGTAATTAATGGGTTGTACAGAAAGACTTcatattatttagtatttattatactagaacaaatgtatatataatttaaataaacaCGAAGCTAAAAAAAACACGCAAGGAAATATTAATTGTTCACAGGGCTataatgttcattttcattgttcactACTTCACTGATCACTGTTCTTAGTTcaccgatttatatatatatatttcaatgttcaATGCATTTCATTACATTGCATATCGCACATATATTCTGGATCAGCATCTTCAATCTTCTTGCTTGATCATACAATGTCAGTAGTAGAGCTTGAAATAGCAGCCCACAgttctaaaaataacaaaataaaacaactacaatattTGACCATTGTTTCATACCACAAGGTAGAAATCAAACTAAATTATTTGTCAActaatgtgaacatatatataccattaacttaatctatcctatatatatacaaaataatcacaaataacTTTACATATCTATAAGACATACCTTATAGTTTAAATTATAAAATGTCAGTAGCCGACGTGATATTAGTGTGGCCCACAGCTCGGGACTACCACACCACACCGTCCAATTACCGTGACGGCCTCTGCTAAAAAGAGCGTTCACCTTGCTTGGGCCTACCAAGACAACTACCCAACCTTGCCCCaggcaacggtgacgtcacgcccgcaaacTGTCGTTACACTAATTACCGATTTCCAGATTAGCACATGAGATGGCATGacagtctgtatgtatgtatatatatatatatatatatatatatatatatatatatatatatatatatatatatatatatatatatatatatatatatgtatttatatatgtatatatatatatatatatatatatatatatatatatatatatatatatatatatatatatatatatatatatatgtatatatatatgtgtatatatatatatgtatatttatacatgtatatatatgtatgtatatatatatgtatgtatatatgtgtatatatatatatatatatatatatatatatatatatatatatatatatatatatatatatatatatatatatatatatgtgcgtgtgtgcgtgtgtgtgtgtgtgtgtgtgttgtgtgtgtgtgtgtgtgtctgtatatatatatatatatatatatatatatatatatatatatatatatatatatatatatatatatatttatatatatgtatatatatatatatatatatatatatatatatatatatatatatatatatatatatatatatatatatatatatatatatatatatatatatatatatatatatatatatgtatagatatgcatatatatatatatatatatatatatatatatatatatatatatatatatatatttatagatatgcatatatatatacatatatatatatatatatatatatatatatatatatatatatatatatatatatatgtacacacacacacacacacatacacacacacacacacacacacacacacacacacacacacacacacacacacacgcacatatatatatatatatctatatata from Penaeus vannamei isolate JL-2024 unplaced genomic scaffold, ASM4276789v1 unanchor5398, whole genome shotgun sequence includes these protein-coding regions:
- the LOC138861448 gene encoding uncharacterized protein, translating into MAPEQGPARRFEKLRVNKRTRTEGKKQYERDERAREREREKEKAWKEMEMQNLERQRAYELEKLRLELEKAKLNEGGERLVKTESVCAPKFPKLPVFNDQIDSIDAYLLRFERFATSAGWDQDVWAVSLSSLLQGKALEAYQHLSPTEVKDYESVKGALLKCFQCTAEGYRSRFRNAKFFKGESGMQFGNCLKNYLKRWIDLSGGEKSYDGLMDLVLMEQYMNACDKSMILFLKEHEVKNFEDLIKYAELYVEAHGNPSKKFVEREVRVVKEMSHIESKVQDASSAGVSGVHKGQFRKCFVCGGSNHLSRDCFYKYGAKPKDRSAKGKGESMAAFAAKHGRMNVARGEVEGVAVNVLRDQGCDTVLVKTSLVPRCRFTGRHVSVKMANGMIFTYPEANVRVKCPFYVGGTLAACLENPVYDLVIGQVEGVRDGETVKLGAVTTRQQEKQNKIKLAPKLKVKEVLAEMKDNNLAEQQKYDVTLNNIRKYAESKRRFQKSDNEYHEFIVKKGIVYRRVVHADNVTEQLVVPSESRNAVMEIAHSSLMSGHLGIKKTLTRIQNKFFWPGMSSEVARFGRSCDPCQRTVDKGRVSRAKLGRMPMITEPFQRVAVDIVGPIAPRADDGSRYILTIVDYATRYPEAIPLKNVETVSVVEALMSVFSRVGIPKEIMSDKGSQFRSDVMKEFNRLLSIKGISTTPYHAMCNGLVEWFNGVLKKMLKRMCAEQPKQWPRYIAPLLFAYRDVPQASTKFSPFELIYGHTVRGPLSLLKDLWEASERNITDETRTAYEYVINLRERLAETCKVAQEELQKAGDSYQYYYDRKAKDRYLKEGDKALLLLPTNSNKLLMHWRGPFTVVKKINKWNYMINVNGVDKKFHINMLKRYYERGECETERTADDVMVDGDEGVTVASVAVIHNEESDADVDVVPNYVQTEDVNDVHVNNDLTERQKTDVKGILNKFKSILTDVPGKTNVIEHKVKLCEEKPIRSKPYPVPFALQKGIEEEIERMLRLGLVEYSMSPYSTPMIAVKKKDGSNRLFLDFRKINKITVLDAEPMPNQDAIMAKISHSKYFSKIDLSKGYWQLPLDKDSRKRRLWMTYSSIPIIGKIT